The following proteins come from a genomic window of Hallerella porci:
- a CDS encoding pilus assembly FimT family protein — MQKSRFFKSGFTLVEVLTVVIIIGILSAAGYASLQQAVANSRAKDAAFNIAAFMETASNKANQLSDTVCVKMSSASLLVMVKGSCKNGTEEIGQLEMVVGMNLVSTAVDGFDGSNFAAEGSGTESSAAGAEFVPQLGLAATPTGYFLAQYGSSTLFGAAVKTAKKNAVTPKMSHDGSSWSDL; from the coding sequence GTGCAAAAGAGTAGATTTTTTAAATCCGGTTTTACCTTGGTCGAAGTTCTGACGGTGGTAATCATCATCGGGATTTTGTCGGCTGCAGGTTATGCGAGTTTACAGCAGGCAGTTGCTAATAGCCGTGCGAAAGATGCTGCGTTTAATATCGCGGCGTTTATGGAAACCGCTTCGAATAAAGCGAACCAGTTGAGCGATACCGTTTGCGTGAAAATGTCTTCGGCATCGTTGCTCGTGATGGTGAAAGGTTCTTGTAAAAATGGAACCGAAGAAATCGGGCAATTGGAAATGGTCGTGGGAATGAATCTCGTTTCGACGGCGGTAGATGGATTTGATGGGTCAAATTTTGCAGCAGAAGGCAGCGGTACAGAATCTTCAGCTGCGGGCGCAGAATTTGTGCCGCAGTTAGGACTTGCGGCAACGCCTACGGGATATTTCTTAGCACAATATGGCAGTTCAACACTTTTTGGGGCGGCGGTAAAAACAGCGAAAAAGAATGCGGTGACTCCGAAGATGAGTCATGACGGTTCTTCTTGGTCCGATTTGTAA
- a CDS encoding type II secretion system protein yields the protein MNKRKSKRGFGIMEVLVSIAVLGLLYVALTNLQSGNRDTLLRIRGRDGAVEVAQQVLDSLRGAGVKSLPDRDTTITIPEISRTWKGQPGVVSHDMTVPYTVRVEISSDADYIAESKSQYEEISHVYAKRLLVHVEWPFKSSTQSIHISGVIR from the coding sequence ATGAATAAACGAAAAAGCAAACGCGGATTCGGCATTATGGAAGTGCTTGTTTCTATCGCTGTTCTCGGATTGCTTTATGTGGCGCTGACCAATTTGCAATCGGGAAATCGCGATACCCTTTTGCGCATCCGCGGGCGCGATGGCGCGGTAGAAGTAGCGCAGCAGGTTCTGGATTCTTTGCGGGGGGCGGGGGTGAAATCGCTGCCTGACCGCGATACGACGATTACGATTCCCGAAATTTCGCGGACTTGGAAAGGACAACCCGGAGTTGTTTCGCACGATATGACCGTTCCTTATACTGTCCGTGTAGAAATTTCATCCGATGCGGATTATATTGCAGAATCCAAATCGCAATACGAAGAAATTTCGCATGTTTACGCAAAGCGTTTGCTAGTCCACGTAGAGTGGCCGTTTAAGTCATCGACGCAATCTATTCATATTTCGGGAGTGATCCGATGA